In Geminocystis sp. NIES-3708, a single window of DNA contains:
- the ldpA gene encoding circadian clock protein LdpA yields the protein MVNFSPLESLQKGSWFKLICGASYQHLPSIRNLALVYSLAGADCLDVAADKAVIHSALEGITIAQNYRQEAINFGYNPHEVPFLMISINDGEDPHFRKAYFNPKLCPTNCHRPCEKICPAEAIKFNNHHQGIIEELCYGCGRCLPICPINIIDTESQIISIKEVLQWLDILPINAIEIHTQNGHFLEFKKVWEMIKPHLLKLKLIAISCPYTENIIQYLTQIYDYIKPVKIPLIWQTDGRPMSGDIGSGTTHLTIKYAQKIAQTNLEGYIQLAGGTNEYTVEKIKSLNLIPSPISGVAYGSKGRKLIGNILHQLEIISPNNQLEDYPELLWQGVNQAYQLISPLKI from the coding sequence ATGGTTAATTTTTCTCCCTTGGAATCTTTACAAAAAGGTAGCTGGTTTAAGTTGATATGTGGTGCAAGTTATCAACATTTACCCTCTATTCGTAATCTTGCCTTAGTTTACAGTTTAGCAGGAGCTGACTGTCTTGATGTTGCCGCCGATAAAGCCGTAATTCATAGTGCTTTGGAAGGCATCACCATTGCTCAAAATTATCGACAAGAAGCTATTAACTTTGGTTACAATCCCCATGAAGTCCCTTTTTTAATGATAAGTATTAATGATGGAGAAGATCCACATTTTCGTAAAGCCTACTTTAATCCTAAACTTTGCCCGACAAATTGCCATCGCCCCTGTGAAAAAATTTGTCCAGCAGAGGCGATAAAATTCAATAATCATCATCAAGGAATAATTGAAGAATTATGCTATGGTTGCGGAAGATGTTTACCAATTTGCCCGATAAATATTATCGATACAGAATCACAAATTATTAGTATCAAAGAAGTTTTACAATGGTTAGACATTTTACCGATAAATGCTATAGAAATTCATACTCAAAACGGACATTTTTTAGAATTTAAAAAAGTTTGGGAAATGATAAAACCTCACCTTTTAAAACTAAAATTAATTGCTATTAGTTGTCCTTATACTGAAAATATTATCCAATATTTAACACAAATTTATGATTATATAAAACCTGTGAAAATTCCTTTAATTTGGCAAACAGATGGTCGTCCTATGAGTGGTGACATAGGTTCTGGAACAACTCATTTAACTATCAAATATGCTCAAAAAATAGCTCAAACAAATCTTGAAGGCTATATACAATTAGCTGGAGGTACAAATGAATATACGGTGGAAAAAATAAAATCTTTAAACTTAATACCTTCGCCAATTTCTGGAGTTGCTTATGGTAGTAAGGGGCGAAAATTAATAGGCAATATTCTCCATCAATTAGAAATAATTTCTCCTAATAATCAATTAGAAGACTATCCTGAATTATTATGGCAAGGAGTTAATCAAGCCTATCAACTAATTTCACCCCTTAAAATATAA
- a CDS encoding ferredoxin-thioredoxin reductase catalytic domain-containing protein — translation MTEVSNNKTLEAMKNFAEQYAKRTDTYFCVDPSVTAVVIQGLARHKEELGSPLCPCRHYEDKEAEVKNTFWNCPCVPMRERKECHCMLFITPDNEFSGEEQQISWEDLQSVKM, via the coding sequence ATGACTGAAGTCAGTAACAATAAAACCCTAGAAGCCATGAAAAACTTTGCGGAACAATACGCTAAACGTACAGATACTTACTTTTGCGTAGATCCATCCGTTACAGCAGTAGTGATTCAAGGTTTAGCTCGTCACAAAGAAGAATTAGGCTCACCCCTTTGTCCCTGTCGGCACTACGAAGATAAAGAAGCGGAAGTAAAAAATACTTTTTGGAATTGTCCTTGCGTACCGATGAGAGAAAGAAAAGAATGTCATTGTATGTTGTTTATTACCCCAGATAATGAATTTTCAGGGGAAGAACAACAAATTTCTTGGGAAGACTTACAATCAGTTAAAATGTAA
- a CDS encoding type II CAAX endopeptidase family protein, translating into MNWKRSLLAILTVISMYSVFFALSQSLGEPQVQAQLELYQTNLILNASSLNQSSNPSISNDDNVSNIAQGLIGNDPYGVAQNQYEKALIATKDSLHNLQEKNNSLSNSEKAIASESPRQQLKQNIEQNQNLVNNLNLKLGIICAKENNLKIANNYWSNISDEELKEVLINIWDKKLGGINNKLEEIVSEKLDGWFKLNTLAQLYKNQNDLDKLSEIKSQQKIIAEKSIYRLFSLSIIPVFGGLVGFGLIIFLIIQLVIKKETSILATNYNRVWQSPWDWEIIWQVFIVGFFFLSQVLLPLLFGLSGFNPSSFSIKGKALYVLVSYFFMAGGGLLVLYLSLKSFFPLPEGWFNLTNKKWYLWGIGGYLVAIPSVFLVSILNQQLWQGRGGSNPLLLLALESQDKFALAIFFLTASIAAPIFEEIMFRGFLLPSLTRYLPVWGAIVVSGIIFAVAHLSLAEIIPLATLGIILGIVYTRSRSLLASITLHSLWNSGTLFSLFVLGSKIN; encoded by the coding sequence ATGAACTGGAAGCGATCACTGTTAGCTATTCTTACTGTAATATCCATGTACAGTGTTTTTTTTGCTTTGAGTCAAAGTTTGGGTGAACCTCAAGTCCAAGCTCAATTAGAATTATATCAAACTAATTTAATTCTTAACGCCTCATCATTAAATCAATCTTCTAATCCTTCAATCTCAAACGATGATAATGTAAGTAATATAGCTCAAGGTTTAATTGGCAATGATCCCTATGGTGTGGCACAAAATCAATACGAAAAAGCTTTAATAGCAACAAAAGATTCTTTACATAATTTACAAGAAAAAAATAACTCTCTTTCTAATAGTGAAAAAGCAATTGCTTCAGAAAGCCCTCGACAACAATTAAAACAAAATATTGAGCAAAATCAAAATTTAGTTAATAATCTTAATCTTAAGTTAGGAATTATCTGTGCAAAAGAAAATAACTTAAAAATAGCTAATAATTATTGGTCAAATATTTCAGATGAAGAATTGAAAGAAGTATTAATTAATATTTGGGATAAAAAATTAGGAGGAATTAATAATAAATTGGAAGAAATTGTCTCTGAAAAATTAGACGGTTGGTTTAAATTAAATACTTTGGCTCAATTATATAAAAATCAAAATGATCTAGATAAATTATCAGAAATTAAGTCACAACAAAAAATAATAGCAGAAAAATCTATTTATCGATTATTTAGTTTAAGTATTATCCCTGTTTTTGGTGGTTTAGTTGGTTTTGGTTTAATCATTTTCTTAATCATTCAGTTAGTGATTAAAAAAGAAACCTCAATTTTAGCGACTAACTATAATCGAGTATGGCAATCTCCTTGGGATTGGGAAATTATTTGGCAAGTATTCATCGTTGGTTTTTTCTTCCTCAGTCAAGTTTTATTACCCTTATTATTTGGTTTGAGTGGATTTAATCCAAGTAGTTTCAGTATCAAAGGCAAAGCATTGTATGTTTTAGTCAGTTATTTTTTCATGGCGGGGGGAGGATTATTAGTTTTATACCTATCCTTAAAATCATTTTTTCCTTTACCCGAAGGTTGGTTTAATTTAACTAATAAAAAATGGTATTTATGGGGTATTGGAGGCTATTTAGTGGCTATTCCTTCGGTATTTTTAGTCTCAATTCTCAATCAACAATTATGGCAAGGAAGAGGAGGCAGTAATCCACTCTTATTATTAGCCTTAGAATCTCAAGATAAATTTGCTTTAGCTATCTTTTTTCTTACTGCTTCTATTGCTGCCCCCATTTTTGAAGAAATTATGTTTCGGGGCTTTTTACTACCTTCTCTCACTCGTTATCTACCAGTTTGGGGGGCGATTGTCGTGAGTGGCATTATTTTTGCAGTAGCCCATTTAAGTTTAGCGGAAATCATACCTTTAGCGACTTTAGGGATTATTTTAGGAATAGTTTATACTCGATCACGTAGTTTATTAGCATCCATAACTTTACATAGTTTATGGAATAGTGGCACACTTTTTAGTTTATTTGTCTTGGGAAGTAAAATAAATTAA